Proteins encoded by one window of Achromobacter pestifer:
- a CDS encoding single-stranded DNA-binding protein, translated as MSHNQFQFIGNLTRDTDVRHSENSARAVFDLAVNRVWRDRAGEKKEQTDFFRIKSFAGLAENAGKYLGKGSKVFVQGRIEPTKFEKDGQTEYGFDFIADVIEYLDTKEPGGK; from the coding sequence ATGAGCCATAACCAATTCCAGTTTATCGGCAATCTTACCCGTGATACTGATGTTCGCCATAGCGAAAACAGCGCCCGCGCCGTATTCGACCTGGCCGTGAACCGCGTGTGGCGCGACCGCGCCGGCGAGAAGAAAGAGCAAACCGACTTCTTCCGCATCAAGTCGTTTGCCGGCCTGGCAGAGAACGCGGGCAAGTACCTTGGCAAAGGCTCCAAGGTGTTCGTCCAGGGCCGCATCGAGCCGACGAAGTTCGAGAAGGACGGCCAGACCGAGTACGGCTTTGACTTCATCGCCGACGTGATCGAGTACCTGGATACCAAGGAACCAGGCGGCAAATGA
- the kleA gene encoding stable inheritance protein KleA: protein MSDNKIMPWIDELEGAAATDFPARRDEIAAMMAEAAELVRKAEELRGKAYFAGCSLEGQAKGHWSMEAVEQAKRRAGW from the coding sequence ATGAGCGACAACAAGATCATGCCCTGGATTGACGAGCTGGAGGGCGCGGCAGCGACCGACTTCCCGGCCCGCCGTGACGAGATCGCGGCCATGATGGCCGAGGCGGCCGAGCTGGTGCGCAAAGCCGAGGAACTGCGCGGCAAGGCGTACTTCGCCGGATGCTCCCTGGAGGGGCAGGCCAAGGGCCATTGGTCGATGGAAGCCGTCGAGCAGGCCAAGCGCCGGGCCGGCTGGTAA
- the trfA gene encoding plasmid replication initiator TrfA has product MPDSFDEQGYRRKLIDGGLSEADATALARRYAAERNAQAGTAGGAFRPAGSLFELPDGPAAPEPPPPPPSAAVARSERMAAESAELARTMGLPPEPRTVVNTLAEKVSGVTAERRTQQMATKKTTEKPASATGELAEQVSQAKQAALLKHTKQQIKDMQLSLFDLAPWPDHMRAMPNDFGRSAIFTTRNKKVPRAALQREAIYHISKDVEITFTGIELRADSDELVFAQVLEYAKRTPLGEPVTFTFYEICQDLGWSINGRYYKQAEDCLSRLQASAMQFSSQRLGRLESVSLIRRFRILDRGKRTSRCQVEIDTEMVVLFAGDHYTKFVWEKYRKLSPTARRMFDYFATHKEPYPLKLETFRLMCGSDSTRVKKWREQVSEACDELRENGLVDSAWINDDLVHCKR; this is encoded by the coding sequence ATGCCGGACAGTTTCGACGAGCAGGGCTACCGCCGCAAGCTCATCGACGGCGGGTTGAGTGAGGCCGACGCGACGGCGCTTGCCCGCCGCTACGCGGCCGAGCGCAACGCGCAGGCCGGCACCGCCGGCGGGGCTTTCCGCCCCGCCGGTTCCCTCTTCGAGCTGCCGGACGGGCCGGCAGCGCCGGAGCCACCGCCACCGCCGCCCAGCGCGGCCGTGGCGCGCTCCGAGCGGATGGCGGCCGAGTCGGCCGAGCTGGCGCGGACTATGGGCCTTCCGCCCGAGCCGCGAACCGTGGTCAACACCTTGGCCGAGAAAGTCAGCGGCGTGACCGCCGAACGGAGAACGCAACAGATGGCGACCAAGAAAACGACCGAGAAGCCGGCCAGTGCCACCGGCGAGCTGGCCGAGCAGGTCAGCCAGGCCAAGCAGGCCGCCTTGCTCAAGCACACGAAGCAGCAGATCAAGGACATGCAGCTTTCCTTGTTCGACCTCGCGCCGTGGCCCGACCACATGCGGGCCATGCCCAACGACTTCGGCCGGTCGGCGATCTTCACGACCAGGAACAAGAAGGTGCCCCGCGCCGCCTTGCAGCGCGAGGCGATCTACCACATCAGCAAGGACGTGGAGATCACCTTTACCGGCATCGAGCTACGCGCCGACAGCGACGAGCTGGTGTTTGCCCAGGTGCTCGAATACGCGAAGCGCACGCCGCTGGGCGAGCCGGTCACGTTCACGTTCTACGAGATTTGCCAGGACTTGGGCTGGTCGATCAATGGCCGCTACTACAAGCAGGCCGAGGACTGCCTTTCGCGGCTGCAAGCGTCCGCGATGCAGTTCTCTTCCCAGCGGCTGGGCCGCCTGGAATCCGTGTCGCTGATCCGGCGCTTCCGCATCCTGGATCGCGGCAAGCGCACGTCGCGCTGCCAGGTCGAGATCGACACCGAAATGGTGGTGCTGTTCGCCGGCGACCACTACACGAAATTCGTGTGGGAGAAGTACCGCAAGCTGTCGCCCACCGCGCGGCGGATGTTCGACTACTTTGCCACGCACAAGGAGCCGTACCCGCTCAAGCTGGAGACGTTCCGGCTCATGTGCGGTTCGGATTCCACCCGCGTGAAGAAGTGGCGCGAGCAGGTCAGCGAGGCATGCGACGAGCTGCGCGAAAACGGCCTGGTGGACAGCGCCTGGATCAATGACGACCTGGTGCATTGCAAGCGATGA
- a CDS encoding type II toxin-antitoxin system RelB/DinJ family antitoxin, translating into MAANQLVQTRIDGAIKEEAAAVLAAMGLTVSDAVRLLLTKVAQDKALPFEPLIPNATTIEAMKEARKGKLPRFATVNDLMADLHAAD; encoded by the coding sequence ATGGCTGCAAACCAGCTCGTACAAACGCGCATCGACGGCGCGATCAAGGAAGAAGCGGCGGCCGTCCTGGCCGCGATGGGCCTTACCGTGTCCGACGCGGTGCGGCTGCTGCTCACGAAGGTGGCCCAGGACAAGGCGCTGCCCTTCGAGCCGCTGATTCCGAACGCCACCACCATCGAGGCGATGAAGGAAGCCCGCAAGGGCAAGCTGCCGCGCTTCGCCACCGTCAACGATCTGATGGCCGATCTGCATGCGGCAGATTGA
- a CDS encoding transcriptional repressor gene korB has translation MTSAVKTNAKKKAPQAAAEKPKGGGLGLDGLGDLSSLLDEPQAANAAPGGPQELPLDLIDEDPHQPRTADNPGFSPESIAEIGETIKLRGVKSPISVRENPDAPGRYLINHGARRYRGSKWADKTTIPAFIDNDYNEADQVIENLQRNELTAREIADFIGRELAKGKKKSEIAKEIGKSPAFVTQHVTLLDLPEPIAEAFNTGRAKDVTVINELVTAFKKNPEEVGAWLADDSQELTRGSVKLLREYLEDKRHQEGDRDPNTVDAFSGKTDGEAEGDGQGPEDDAKKKEPKEPDPDKLKKAIIQVTHDDRPARLILNRRPPAEGWAWLKYEDDGQEFEADLGKVQLVALLEG, from the coding sequence ATGACCAGCGCCGTAAAGACCAACGCCAAGAAGAAGGCCCCGCAAGCGGCCGCAGAGAAGCCCAAGGGCGGCGGGCTGGGCCTGGATGGCCTCGGCGACCTGTCGAGCTTGCTGGACGAGCCACAGGCCGCGAATGCGGCCCCTGGCGGCCCGCAGGAGCTGCCGCTTGACCTCATCGACGAAGACCCGCACCAGCCGCGCACGGCGGACAACCCCGGCTTCTCGCCGGAGTCCATCGCCGAGATCGGCGAGACGATCAAGCTGCGCGGCGTGAAGTCGCCCATCAGCGTGCGCGAGAACCCGGACGCGCCGGGCCGCTACCTCATCAACCACGGTGCGCGGCGCTACCGTGGCTCGAAATGGGCCGACAAGACCACCATCCCGGCTTTCATCGACAACGACTACAACGAGGCCGACCAGGTAATCGAGAACCTGCAACGCAACGAACTGACGGCCCGCGAGATCGCGGACTTCATCGGCCGCGAGCTGGCGAAGGGCAAGAAGAAGTCGGAGATCGCCAAGGAGATCGGCAAGTCGCCGGCGTTCGTCACACAGCACGTCACGCTGCTGGACTTGCCCGAACCGATTGCCGAGGCGTTCAACACTGGCCGCGCCAAGGATGTGACCGTCATCAACGAGTTGGTGACGGCGTTCAAGAAGAACCCCGAGGAAGTGGGTGCGTGGCTGGCCGACGACAGCCAGGAGCTGACGCGCGGATCGGTCAAGCTGCTGCGCGAGTACCTGGAGGACAAGCGCCACCAGGAAGGCGACCGCGACCCCAACACCGTCGATGCGTTCAGCGGCAAGACGGATGGCGAGGCCGAGGGCGACGGGCAAGGCCCGGAGGATGACGCCAAGAAGAAGGAGCCGAAGGAACCCGACCCGGACAAGCTCAAGAAAGCGATCATCCAGGTCACGCACGACGACCGCCCGGCCCGCCTGATCCTCAACCGCCGGCCGCCGGCCGAGGGCTGGGCCTGGCTCAAGTACGAGGATGACGGCCAGGAGTTCGAGGCCGACCTTGGCAAAGTGCAGCTTGTCGCGCTGCTGGAGGGCTAG
- the trbB gene encoding P-type conjugative transfer ATPase TrbB — protein MTEQKLEHNTIKERAKKKLERDMGPELLAALNDPKTVEIMLNADGKVWQEKLGEPMKCIGTLRFAQAQAMIETIAGYHGKEVTRQRPILEGEFPLDGSRFAGQLPPVVPAPTFAIRKKAVAIFTLAQYVERGIMTAQQRDSLIAAVRAHRNILVIGGTGSGKTTLVNAIINEMVLQDPTERVFIIEDTGEIQCAAENYVQYHTSIDVTMTALLKTTLRMRPDRILVGEVRGPEALDLLMAWNTGHEGGAATLHANNAKAGLDRLAMLISMHPDSPKPIEPLIGEAVHVVVHIARTPDGSRRIQEILEVSGYANGQYATKTL, from the coding sequence ATGACCGAACAGAAGCTGGAACACAACACGATCAAGGAACGGGCGAAGAAGAAGCTCGAACGCGACATGGGGCCGGAGCTGTTGGCAGCTCTGAACGATCCCAAGACCGTTGAAATCATGCTCAACGCGGACGGCAAAGTCTGGCAGGAGAAGCTGGGCGAGCCGATGAAGTGCATCGGCACCCTTCGCTTCGCGCAGGCCCAAGCCATGATCGAAACCATTGCCGGCTACCACGGCAAGGAAGTCACGCGGCAGCGGCCGATCCTGGAAGGCGAGTTCCCGCTAGACGGTAGCCGCTTTGCCGGCCAGCTCCCCCCGGTCGTGCCCGCACCGACCTTTGCGATCCGCAAGAAGGCGGTCGCCATCTTCACCCTGGCGCAGTACGTCGAGCGCGGAATCATGACCGCGCAGCAGCGCGATTCCTTGATTGCCGCCGTGCGTGCCCACCGGAACATCCTGGTGATCGGCGGCACCGGCTCGGGCAAGACCACGCTGGTGAACGCGATCATCAACGAGATGGTGCTTCAAGACCCGACCGAACGGGTTTTCATCATCGAGGACACCGGCGAAATCCAGTGCGCCGCCGAGAACTACGTCCAGTACCACACCAGCATCGACGTGACCATGACGGCGCTGCTCAAGACCACGCTGCGCATGCGGCCCGACCGCATCCTGGTCGGCGAAGTGCGCGGCCCCGAAGCACTTGATCTGTTGATGGCCTGGAACACCGGGCACGAAGGAGGAGCCGCAACCCTGCACGCAAACAACGCCAAAGCGGGCCTTGATCGGCTCGCCATGCTCATCAGCATGCACCCCGATTCACCCAAACCCATTGAACCGCTGATAGGCGAGGCGGTTCACGTGGTCGTTCATATCGCCCGCACCCCTGACGGCTCGCGGCGCATCCAGGAAATCCTTGAGGTTTCCGGCTACGCCAACGGCCAGTACGCAACCAAAACCCTGTAA
- a CDS encoding antirestriction protein: MNTQEQPVTASLVAEAQRLDFLPAYFGPRLMMRGEALVYAWLRRLCERYSGAYWHYYTLSDGGFYMAPDLADRLEIEVDGNGFRGELSADAAGIVATLFALGQLAAEAADTDAGDALIDRYHFLRGFAASHAEAAAIYRAID; the protein is encoded by the coding sequence ATGAACACCCAAGAGCAACCCGTTACCGCTTCCCTGGTCGCCGAGGCCCAGCGCCTCGACTTCCTGCCCGCCTACTTCGGCCCGCGTCTGATGATGCGCGGCGAGGCCCTGGTGTATGCCTGGCTTCGCCGGCTCTGCGAACGCTACAGCGGCGCGTATTGGCACTACTACACCTTGTCGGACGGCGGTTTTTACATGGCCCCCGACCTGGCCGACCGCCTGGAGATCGAGGTGGACGGCAACGGCTTCCGAGGCGAGTTGTCGGCCGACGCCGCCGGCATTGTCGCAACCCTGTTCGCGCTGGGCCAGCTCGCGGCCGAGGCCGCCGACACGGACGCCGGCGATGCCCTGATCGACCGCTATCACTTCCTGCGCGGCTTCGCAGCCAGCCACGCCGAGGCGGCCGCGATCTACCGGGCTATTGACTGA
- a CDS encoding DNA-binding protein, producing the protein MAITKEQIFAVADELDAAGQNPTLASVRKQLGGGSFTTISEAMNEWRARKASQAAPIREPAPAAITEKLAELGGDLWAVALEMANNRLAAEREALEAVRQEMEAARQEAAELADQLTGELDEAKGRIEALEAAETDAKGEAGALREKLAAASERAATAEARAGELRTELDHAHQEARQARAERDKAQEKAAASADQAEALRADLAAANSRATEIERRAGELRADLERANQATDQARAALAEQQKATEAAAGQLDQVRGELAKVQAKAEAEREAHQEQRKAAAAEAHRQAERLTATQAERDAARKEASQAREDAATLRGRLEALETVMAQEKGKTGGAKKT; encoded by the coding sequence ATGGCAATCACGAAAGAGCAGATATTTGCGGTCGCCGACGAGCTGGACGCCGCCGGCCAGAACCCGACCCTGGCGAGCGTGCGCAAGCAGCTCGGCGGCGGGAGCTTCACGACCATTTCCGAGGCGATGAACGAATGGCGGGCACGCAAGGCCAGCCAGGCGGCCCCGATCCGCGAGCCGGCACCGGCGGCGATCACCGAGAAGCTGGCCGAGCTGGGCGGCGACTTGTGGGCCGTGGCCTTGGAAATGGCGAACAACCGGCTGGCCGCCGAGCGCGAGGCGCTGGAGGCCGTCCGGCAGGAAATGGAGGCAGCGCGCCAGGAGGCCGCAGAGCTGGCCGACCAGCTCACCGGCGAGCTGGACGAGGCCAAGGGCCGTATCGAGGCCCTGGAGGCCGCAGAGACCGACGCCAAGGGGGAAGCTGGGGCGCTACGCGAGAAGCTGGCAGCGGCCAGCGAGCGGGCGGCCACGGCCGAGGCCAGAGCCGGCGAGCTGCGCACGGAACTGGATCACGCCCACCAGGAGGCCCGCCAAGCCCGAGCGGAGCGCGACAAAGCCCAGGAGAAGGCCGCCGCGAGCGCCGACCAGGCGGAGGCCCTGCGGGCCGACCTGGCGGCCGCGAACAGCCGGGCAACGGAGATCGAGCGCCGGGCCGGCGAGCTGCGCGCCGACCTGGAGCGAGCCAACCAGGCCACCGACCAGGCGCGGGCGGCGCTGGCCGAGCAGCAGAAGGCCACCGAGGCGGCGGCCGGGCAGCTTGACCAGGTGCGGGGCGAGCTGGCAAAGGTGCAGGCCAAGGCCGAAGCCGAGCGCGAGGCGCACCAGGAGCAGCGCAAGGCAGCAGCGGCCGAAGCGCACCGCCAGGCCGAACGCTTGACGGCCACCCAGGCCGAGCGCGATGCCGCGCGCAAGGAGGCCAGCCAGGCCCGCGAGGACGCCGCGACCCTGCGCGGCCGGCTCGAAGCCCTGGAAACCGTCATGGCCCAGGAGAAGGGCAAGACGGGCGGCGCGAAAAAGACCTGA
- the korC gene encoding transcriptional repressor KorC produces the protein MTNDANIRLECLKPAERWAQPTGEEVREVLRLAGFSGSKAAKALGLGAKGDRTIRRWIGEDTPIPYAAWAILCDLAGLGVIWKED, from the coding sequence ATGACGAACGACGCCAATATCCGGCTGGAGTGCTTGAAGCCGGCCGAACGCTGGGCACAACCGACCGGCGAGGAAGTCCGCGAGGTGCTGCGCCTGGCCGGGTTCAGCGGCAGCAAGGCCGCGAAGGCGCTGGGGCTGGGCGCGAAGGGCGACCGCACGATCCGCCGCTGGATCGGCGAGGACACCCCGATTCCCTATGCGGCATGGGCGATCCTGTGCGACCTGGCCGGGCTGGGCGTGATCTGGAAAGAGGATTGA
- the trbC gene encoding conjugal transfer system pilin TrbC: protein MQSTLPAFRFDSRAVFYLGMFALLAFFLLAPQHAFASEGTGGSLPYEGWLTNLRNSVTGPVAFALSIIGIVVAGGILIFGGELNGFFRTLIFIVLVMALLVGAQNMMSTFFGRGAEIAALTDGVLHQAKVAALDMAGFPGEAIARWAERGHIAG, encoded by the coding sequence ATGCAATCGACCCTTCCCGCGTTCCGCTTCGACAGCCGCGCCGTGTTCTACCTGGGCATGTTCGCCCTCTTGGCGTTCTTCCTGCTGGCCCCCCAGCACGCTTTCGCCTCCGAAGGCACCGGCGGTTCCCTGCCGTATGAAGGCTGGTTGACCAACCTGCGCAACAGCGTCACCGGCCCGGTGGCCTTCGCGCTGTCGATCATCGGCATCGTTGTCGCCGGCGGCATCTTGATCTTCGGCGGCGAACTCAACGGCTTCTTCCGCACGTTGATCTTCATCGTCCTGGTCATGGCCCTGCTGGTCGGCGCGCAGAACATGATGAGCACCTTCTTCGGCCGTGGCGCGGAAATCGCCGCCCTGACCGATGGCGTGCTGCACCAGGCCAAGGTCGCGGCGCTGGACATGGCCGGCTTCCCTGGTGAAGCCATCGCACGCTGGGCCGAACGCGGCCACATCGCGGGGTAA
- a CDS encoding transcriptional regulator KorA: protein MKKRLTEAQFQAAIKGLEIGQQTIDIARGVLVDGRPQAEFVASLGLTKGAVSQAVSRVWAAAGEVLPQGFARVTAVLPEHQAFIVKRWEADAKGKRKQEPNS from the coding sequence ATGAAGAAACGGCTAACCGAAGCCCAATTCCAGGCGGCGATCAAGGGCCTGGAGATCGGGCAACAGACCATCGACATAGCGCGCGGCGTGCTGGTCGATGGAAGGCCCCAGGCCGAGTTTGTGGCCTCGCTGGGGCTGACCAAGGGGGCGGTATCGCAAGCGGTCAGTCGCGTGTGGGCAGCGGCGGGGGAAGTGCTCCCGCAGGGCTTCGCGCGGGTGACGGCGGTACTGCCGGAGCATCAAGCGTTCATCGTCAAGCGTTGGGAAGCCGACGCCAAGGGAAAGAGGAAACAGGAACCCAACTCATGA
- a CDS encoding type II toxin-antitoxin system YafQ family toxin, which yields MRQIERTGQFKRDYKREAKGQHRATLDADLVPVLVALADDQPLEPRHRDHALTGDWKDHRDCHVKPDLVLIYQKPDADTLRLVRLGSHSELGL from the coding sequence ATGCGGCAGATTGAGCGCACCGGCCAGTTCAAGCGCGACTACAAGCGCGAGGCGAAAGGGCAGCACCGGGCCACGCTCGACGCCGACCTGGTGCCCGTCCTGGTCGCGCTCGCCGACGACCAGCCGCTGGAACCTCGGCACCGCGACCACGCGCTGACCGGGGACTGGAAGGATCACCGGGATTGCCACGTCAAGCCCGACCTGGTGCTGATCTACCAGAAGCCCGACGCCGACACGCTGCGCCTGGTGCGCCTCGGCTCTCACTCCGAACTCGGCTTGTGA
- a CDS encoding transcriptional regulator has translation MYNYIFFTNVLRLLDERHMTKKELSDRSGVSISFLSDLTTGKANPSLKVMQDIAKALDAPLPLLLESTDLDKDTLDALAGGKAPQSLPAGFERVAAVLPSHQAFIVKKWGEAARKKLRG, from the coding sequence TTGTATAACTACATCTTCTTCACGAACGTGCTGCGGCTGCTTGATGAGCGCCACATGACGAAAAAGGAGCTATCGGACAGGTCGGGGGTTTCGATCTCCTTCCTGTCCGATCTCACTACGGGCAAGGCCAATCCGTCCCTCAAGGTCATGCAGGACATTGCCAAGGCCCTTGATGCGCCGTTGCCCCTTCTGCTTGAATCAACCGACTTGGACAAGGACACGCTCGATGCCCTGGCCGGCGGCAAGGCTCCGCAGAGCCTTCCTGCCGGTTTCGAGCGAGTGGCGGCGGTGCTACCGTCGCATCAGGCATTCATCGTCAAGAAGTGGGGCGAGGCCGCCCGCAAGAAGCTCCGGGGGTAG
- a CDS encoding conjugal transfer protein TrbD, translated as MALRAIPIRRAGNRENLFMGGDRELVMFSGLLAGALIFSAQEVRATVFGIALWFGALFVLRLMAKSDPKLRHVYLRHRRYKPYYPARSTPFRENTPSQGKQYK; from the coding sequence ATGGCACTGCGCGCGATCCCCATCCGTAGGGCCGGCAACCGAGAAAACCTGTTCATGGGTGGCGACCGCGAGCTGGTGATGTTCTCGGGCCTGCTGGCCGGGGCGCTGATTTTCAGCGCCCAAGAAGTGAGGGCAACGGTGTTCGGCATCGCCTTGTGGTTCGGCGCGTTATTCGTGCTGCGCCTCATGGCGAAGTCCGACCCGAAGCTGCGACACGTGTACCTGCGGCACCGCCGGTACAAGCCGTACTACCCGGCTCGCAGCACGCCCTTCCGTGAAAACACGCCGAGTCAAGGGAAGCAATACAAATGA
- a CDS encoding DUF2761 domain-containing protein has protein sequence MKKQTLPYPPGFVEPTTGRVAVLVREYAASDLNGDAPAYWYSAQSEEWGLDPWRLVEGVDPHVHGGSFDVCFASGGTRTVGPLMTFFVSADHAQQLAVSRAASQMGRYGMRVVEVQQGPDDLKRLAALYSDDAKKG, from the coding sequence ATGAAAAAACAGACCCTGCCCTACCCGCCGGGATTCGTGGAGCCAACCACGGGCCGCGTGGCCGTCCTGGTGCGCGAGTACGCGGCCAGCGATTTGAACGGCGATGCGCCGGCCTATTGGTACAGCGCGCAATCCGAGGAATGGGGCCTTGACCCCTGGCGGCTCGTTGAAGGCGTCGATCCGCATGTGCATGGCGGTTCGTTCGACGTGTGCTTTGCGAGCGGCGGCACGCGCACCGTGGGGCCGTTGATGACGTTCTTCGTGAGCGCCGACCACGCGCAGCAGCTCGCAGTTTCGCGCGCCGCGTCGCAGATGGGGCGCTACGGAATGCGGGTGGTCGAGGTTCAGCAAGGCCCCGACGACCTCAAGCGCCTAGCCGCGCTGTATTCGGATGACGCCAAGAAGGGGTGA
- a CDS encoding ParA family protein codes for MKTLVTAIQKGGQGKTFATCHLAFDFQERGLRVAVIDLDTQGNASWTLAGHDSGYPASRMFTAGGDELRAWFAGREDDGLALIAADASLANLDKMDLAQAAGALRASIAALGEFFDVCLIDTAPSLGVAMTAAVLAADYMLSPVEMEAYSLQGMKKMVAVIGNLRKQNPKLRFLGMVPNKVDARKPRHVSNLATLQQAYPQLILPFSVGARDSIAEALGEQMPVWKIKKTAARKATQEVRALADYVFTKMEIAQ; via the coding sequence ATGAAAACACTGGTCACGGCAATTCAGAAAGGCGGACAGGGCAAGACCTTCGCAACCTGCCACCTGGCGTTCGACTTCCAGGAGCGCGGCCTTCGGGTTGCAGTGATCGACCTGGACACCCAGGGCAATGCAAGCTGGACGCTGGCCGGCCACGACTCGGGCTATCCCGCCAGTCGCATGTTCACCGCCGGCGGCGACGAGCTGCGCGCCTGGTTCGCTGGCCGGGAGGATGACGGCCTGGCGCTGATCGCGGCCGATGCCAGCCTGGCCAACCTGGACAAGATGGACTTGGCCCAGGCCGCCGGCGCGCTGCGGGCCAGCATCGCGGCGCTAGGCGAGTTCTTCGACGTGTGCCTGATCGACACCGCCCCTTCCCTTGGCGTTGCCATGACGGCGGCCGTGCTGGCCGCCGACTACATGCTTTCGCCGGTCGAAATGGAGGCGTACAGCTTGCAAGGCATGAAGAAGATGGTTGCCGTCATCGGCAACCTGCGCAAGCAAAACCCGAAGCTGCGCTTTCTCGGCATGGTGCCGAACAAGGTGGACGCGCGGAAGCCGCGCCACGTCAGCAACCTGGCGACCTTGCAGCAGGCATATCCGCAACTGATCTTGCCGTTCAGTGTCGGCGCGCGAGACAGTATCGCGGAGGCGCTGGGCGAGCAGATGCCAGTGTGGAAGATCAAGAAAACCGCTGCGCGCAAGGCCACCCAGGAAGTGCGCGCCCTGGCGGATTACGTGTTCACGAAGATGGAGATCGCGCAATGA
- the kfrB gene encoding IncP plasmid survival protein KfrB (KfrA, KfrB, and KfrC together were shown to be essential for IncP-1 plasmid R751.) has protein sequence MKQRLLVMNGQRIVQTEQEGAWANQKVDKAGALKPGIYNLYMAQQADKKQTHDGVIVHADNNQVYQQVGKNFVMHARSDFDKVPEIGSAKSISYSAQGKATVAAEAPKLTRGRSR, from the coding sequence ATGAAACAGCGCCTCTTGGTCATGAACGGCCAACGCATCGTTCAGACCGAGCAAGAAGGGGCATGGGCCAACCAGAAGGTTGACAAGGCTGGCGCATTGAAGCCCGGCATCTACAACCTGTACATGGCCCAGCAGGCCGACAAGAAGCAGACCCATGACGGCGTGATCGTTCACGCCGACAACAACCAGGTGTACCAGCAGGTAGGCAAGAACTTTGTCATGCACGCCCGGTCAGATTTCGATAAAGTACCTGAAATCGGGAGCGCAAAGAGCATCAGCTACAGCGCGCAAGGCAAAGCAACCGTTGCCGCCGAGGCCCCGAAACTCACGCGAGGCCGGTCCCGATAG
- the kleE gene encoding KleE stable inheritance protein: MSNIIKFPKEIEQPAAPAPVEPAAAPAAPNKAPGAGLLAGLVKFVWVATVLVWPILKWVLSIATFFQFVRMLYHWNTPGVYAGWSFLVYFAVLTAITYFVSIYKPKGL; the protein is encoded by the coding sequence ATGTCCAACATCATCAAGTTCCCCAAGGAGATCGAGCAGCCCGCCGCGCCCGCGCCGGTGGAGCCTGCCGCCGCGCCTGCTGCCCCCAACAAGGCCCCCGGTGCTGGCCTGCTGGCCGGCCTGGTCAAGTTCGTATGGGTGGCGACCGTGTTGGTCTGGCCGATCCTCAAGTGGGTGCTGTCGATTGCCACCTTCTTTCAGTTCGTGCGGATGCTCTACCACTGGAACACGCCTGGCGTGTATGCCGGCTGGTCGTTCCTGGTGTACTTCGCGGTGCTGACCGCGATCACCTACTTCGTTTCGATCTACAAGCCGAAGGGGCTTTGA